The following coding sequences lie in one Glycine soja cultivar W05 chromosome 16, ASM419377v2, whole genome shotgun sequence genomic window:
- the LOC114390064 gene encoding transmembrane protein 18, giving the protein MEELKSAMEEHMDLMADLVQKLSSDLRAGFRPAYDNFIGFFHAIDWKEPWLMGLLGFHVVLLLVAIISRKKTNFQMFLFLLTLAGVYFAESLNRFLGKNWKSFSSQNYFDPRGLFMSVLWSGPLLVISMIILINTLFSLCYMIVRWKRAELRHRARAARNKQD; this is encoded by the exons ATGGAGGAGCTGAAATCTGCTATGGAGGAGCACATGGACCTTATGGCAGATCTTGTTCAGAAGCTCTCTTCAGATCTTCGCGCTGGCTTTCGCCCCGCTTACGATAACTTTATCGGTTTTTTCCATGCCATTGACTGGAAG GAACCTTGGCTAATGGGATTATTAGGATTCCATGTTGTGTTGCTGCTTGTAGCTATCATCTCTaggaagaagacaaactttcaaaTGTTCTTGTTCCTTTTGACAT TGGCTGGTGTATATTTTGCGGAGAGTCTGAACAGATTTTTGGGTAAAAACTGGAAAAGCTTCTCTAGTCAGAATTACTTTGATCCAAGGGGACTATTTATGTCTGTTCTTTGGTCTGGACCACTTCTTGTTATTTCTATGATAATCTTG ATCAATACACTCTTCTCCTTATGTTACATGATTGTTAGGTGGAAAAGAGCCGAACTGAGACATCGTGCAAGGGCTGCTCGTAATAAGCAGGATTAG
- the LOC114390135 gene encoding scarecrow-like protein 21: MEDSEEEELLNLTLSVDAGRKRRKKGRTRDSNNNNSNTNSVIIPIKSNEGMIFRLLQMRELMLRQNHRIRKGVVEDGINNNKNGLPLIHLLLSTATAVDDQRNYCAALENLIDLYQTVSLTGDSVQRVVAYFADGLAARLLTKKSPFYDMLMEEPTSEEEFLAFTDLYRVSPYYQFAHFTANQAILEAYEEEEERNNKALHVIDFDVSYGFQWPSLIQSLSEKATSGNRISLRITGFGNNLKELQETEARLVSFSKGFGNHLVFEFQGLLRGSSRVFNLRKKKNETVAVNLVSYLNTSSCFMKVSDTLGFVHSLSPSIVVLVKQEGSRSLKTFLSRFTESLHYFAAMFDSLDDCLPLESTERLKIEKKVLGKEIKSMLNYDMDGVDYCPKYERMETWKGRMENHGFVGRKISSKCVIQAKLLLKMRTHYYPLQFEEEGGGGFRVSERDEGRVISLGWQNRFLLTVSSWQPV, translated from the coding sequence ATGGAGGATTCAGAGGAAGAAGAACTTCTAAATCTTACTCTTTCAGTTGATGCTGGTAGGAAGAGGAGAAAGAAAGGAAGGACAAGggatagtaataataataatagtaacacTAATTCTGTTATTATTCCTATTAAGTCCAACGAAGGGATGATCTTCAGGCTCCTCCAAATGAGGGAGCTGATGCTAAGACAAAACCACAGAATTAGAAAAGGAGTAGTTGAAGATGGgatcaacaacaacaagaatGGCCTTCCTTTGATTCACTTGCTTCTCTCAACAGCCACTGCTGTTGATGATCAAAGAAACTATTGTGCAGCTCTTGAGAATCTCATTGACTTGTACCAAACAGTTTCCCTAACAGGTGACTCGGTTCAACGTGTTGTGGCCTATTTCGCTGATGGTTTGGCTGCAAGGCTTCTCACAAAAAAGTCACCTTTCTATGACATGCTCATGGAGGAGCCAACAAGTGAGGAAGAGTTTCTTGCATTCACTGATCTCTATAGAGTCTCACCCTATTACCAATTTGCTCACTTCACAGCAAACCAGGCCATTTTGGAGGCCtatgaggaggaggaagagaggAACAACAAAGCACTTCATGTCATTGACTTTGATGTCTCCTACGGCTTCCAATGGCCTTCTCTTATTCAATCACTCTCCGAAAAGGCAACCAGTGGCAACAGAATTTCCCTCAGGATAACAGGTTTTGGGAACAATCTGAAAGAATTGCAAGAAACTGAGGCAAGGTTGGTTAGTTTCTCAAAGGGGTTTGGTAATCACCTTGTGTTTGAGTTCCAAGGGCTTCTAAGAGGGTCTTCAAGGGTCTTCAAcctgaggaaaaagaaaaatgaaactgTGGCAGTGAACCTTGTTTCTTATTTGAACACTTCGAGTTGTTTCATGAAGGTTTCTGACACATTGGGATTTGTTCATTCTCTTAGCCCCTCCATTGTGGTGTTGGTGAAACAAGAAGGTAGTAGGAGTCTTAAGACCTTCTTGTCAAGGTTCACTGAGTCGTTGCACTATTTTGCAGCCATGTTTGATTCACTGGATGATTGCTTGCCACTTGAGAGCACTGAGAGGTTGAAGATTGAGAAGAAGGTTCTGGGGAAAGAGATCAAAAGCATGCTCAACTATGACATGGATGGTGTGGATTATTGCCCCAAATATGAGAGGATGGAAACATGgaaagggagaatggagaatcATGGGTTTGTTGGGAGAAAAATAAGCTCAAAGTGTGTGATCCAAGCAAAGCTGCTTCTGAAGATGAGGACCCATTATTATCCACTGCAGTTTGAGGAAGAGGGTGGTGGGGGTTTCAGAGTTTCTGAAAGGGATGAAGGGAGAGTTATCTCTTTGGGGTGGCAAAATAGGTTTCTTCTCACTGTGTCATCATGGCAACCAGTTTGA